The Stackebrandtia nassauensis DSM 44728 genome includes the window CTGGACGGCGGCGTGGCGCCCGACGGCACCCGGATCGTCGCCGCCGAGGCCGTCGCGGCCATGCAGCGCGTCGAGTCCACACCCGTCGACCGCTGGTCGGTCAGCGCCGACCACTGGGGACTGGGCTGGTGCCTGTACGACCAGCCGGGTTTCCAGGGCTTCGGCCACGACGGTTCGGCGGTGTCGCAGCACGCGATGCTGCGGGTATTCCCCGAGCAGGGCGTCGCGCTGGCGCTGATGACCAACAGCGGCAACGGACGTTCCCTGTACGCGGAGCTGTTCCCCGAACTGCTCGACGCGCTGGGCATCACGATGCCCGCGCCCTTCGGTCCGGCCGACCCGCCCATCACCGTGGACGCGACCCGGTTCTACGGCCTCTACCAGCGGGCTGGTGTCGACATCACCATCAGCGAACGCGACGGCAAGCCGTACGCGAAGTACGAGTTCGTCGACGTCTCCGCGGAGATCCCGCCGCTGGAGGGAGAGATGCGACCGGTGTCGGACACCGTCTTCTCGGTGTTCATGTCCGGCGAGGGCATCAACGAGGAGATGCCGGTCATCTTCACCACCCACAACGGCACCGAGTACTGCTGGGCCGGTATGCGCGCCGCCCCCAAAACCGCTTGAGCCCCAACGAAACAAGGCCGCGTCCGGACGAACCGGGCGCGGCCCCTTCGCGTCACCTCACGTCGATCGGCAGCGGCGACGTATCCCGCCGTTGACTTTCGTCTAGGCGGGTTCGGGCACCTTGTCCAGGGCGGCCCGCAGCACCGCCAGGTGGGTCGGCGCGGCGGCCTCCCAGCGCGCGCGGCCCTCGTCGGTGAGTTCCAGGAACATGGCGCGGCGGTCGAAGTCACAGACCGCGCGGGTCACCAGTCCCGCCTTCTCCAACCGGGTCACAGTGCGAGATAGCGCACTCTGGCTCAGATACATCTTCGCCTCAAGGTCCTTCATCTTGACCTTGCCGTCGCCCTTGCCGCATACGCCACCGAGCTGACAGAGGACCTCGAACTCACTGAGCCCCAGGTCATGGCGCGCTTGGAGTTCGTTCTCAAGCTCGCAGGACGTGGTGTGGACGACCCGAAGTGTTTCACACCACGCTGTGCGCACCTCGTCGTCCGTCATGTGTGTCATGACCAGGAGATTAACATGTCAAGGCATTTAATGTCCACGCGAAATATGTCTTGGCATTCAATGCAGAAGCATGTATGTTGATCGACGTGACTCTCACTGAAGCGAAACCCCAGCCCAAGCACGTGACGTCCCCCGAGGGACCCGATACCCCCACCCCCCACGCCCGGCGTTGGGGCCCGAAACTGTGGGCCATTCTCTTTGTCGCCGGTCTGGCGATGTTCCTGGACGCACTCGACGTCTCGATGGTCGGCGTCGCACTGCCGTCCATCGGCGCCGAACTGGGACTTGACACCGCCAGCCTCCAGTGGATCGTGAACGGCTACATCCTCGGCTACGGCGGACTGCTGCTGCTGGGCGGCCGGGCCGCGGACCTGTTGGGCCGCCGCAAGGTCTTCCTCGGCGCTTTGGTCGTGTTCGGTGTTGCCTCCCTAGTCGGCGGGCTCGTCGACCACGGTGGACTCCTGATCGCCAGCCGGATCGTCAAGGGCGTCGCCGCCGCGTTCACCGCACCCGCGGCGTTGTCCATCATCACCACAACCTTCAAGCAGGGACACGACCGCAACCGGGCGCTGTCACTGTTCACGGTGTTCGGTG containing:
- a CDS encoding MarR family winged helix-turn-helix transcriptional regulator is translated as MTHMTDDEVRTAWCETLRVVHTTSCELENELQARHDLGLSEFEVLCQLGGVCGKGDGKVKMKDLEAKMYLSQSALSRTVTRLEKAGLVTRAVCDFDRRAMFLELTDEGRARWEAAAPTHLAVLRAALDKVPEPA